One Scomber scombrus chromosome 4, fScoSco1.1, whole genome shotgun sequence genomic region harbors:
- the LOC133978507 gene encoding creatine kinase S-type, mitochondrial-like: MAGSFTRMVSGRNTAVILASMGAGTLASGYLLSDNTAAAERKRLYPPSADFPDLRKHNNCMAAALTPTIYAHLRDKATPNDWTLDQCIQTGVDNPGHPFIKTVGMVAGDEESYEVFSEIFDPVIKDRHNGYDPRTMKHPTDLDSSKVTSGMFDERYVLSSRVRTGRSIRGLSLPPACTRSERREVERVCVTALAGLKGELAGRYYSLGEMSDREQQQLIDEHFLFDKPVSPLLMSAGMARDWPDARGIWHNHEKNFLIWINEEDHTRIISMEKGGNMKRVFERFCRGLKQVENLIQERGWEFMWNERLGYILTCPSNLGTGLRAGVHIRLPFLSRDPRFKKILENLRLQKRGTGGVDTAASGDTFDISNLDRLGKSEVELVQLVIDGVNYLIECEKRLEKGQDIKIPSPIAQFRK, from the exons ATGGCAGGCTCATTCACCCGCATGGTATCAGGCCGTAACACGGCAGTGATTCTGGCCAGCATGGGAGCTGGCACACTGGCATCAGGATACCTCCTCAGtgacaacactgctgctgctgagaggaAGAGGCTCTATCCACCcag TGCTGATTTCCCTGACCTGAGGAAGCACAATAACTGCATGGCAGCAGCCCTGACCCCAACCATTTACGCACACCTGAGAGACAAGGCAACCCCCAATGACTGGACCCTTGACCAGTGCATCCAGACCGGGGTTGACAATCCTGGACACCCCTTCATCAAGACTGTAGGCATGGTAGCTGGAGACGAGGAGAGCTACGAG GTGTTTTCCGAGATTTTTGACCCTGTTATCAAGGATAGACACAATGGCTATGATCCCCGTACAATGAAGCACCCCACTGACCTGGATTCTTCTAAG GTCACCTCTGGGATGTTTGATGAACGCTACGTCTTGTCATCTCGTGTCCGTACCGGCCGTAGCATCCGTGGGTTGAGTCTTCCACCTGCGTGTACACGCTCTGAGCGCCGTGAAgtggagcgtgtgtgtgtgacagcgcTGGCTGGCCTAAAGGGAGAGCTGGCTGGTCGCTACTATAGCCTGGGAGAAATGAGTGACAGAGAGCAGCAACAGCTTATTGAT GAGCACTTCCTGTTTGATAAACCTGTGTCCCCTCTGCTCATGTCAGCTGGGATGGCCAGAGATTGGCCTGATGCTCGTGGGATCTG GCACAACCATGAGAAGAACTTCTTAATTTGGATCAATGAGGAGGACCACACAAGGATCATATCCatggagaaaggaggaaacatGAAGAGAGTGTTTGAGAGGTTCTGCAGAGGTCTTAAACAG GTGGAGAATTTAATTCAGGAGAGAGGCTGGGAGTTCATGTGGAACGAGCGTCTGGGCTACATTCTCACCTGCCCCTCTAACCTCGGTACTGGACTCAGGGCTGGCGTGCATATTCGCCTGCCCTTCCTCAGCAGG GACCCTCGCTTCAAGAAGATCCTGGAAAACCTGAGGCTACAGAAGAGAGGCACAGGAGGAGTCGATACGGCTGCTAGTGGAGACACCTTTGACATCTCTAACCTCGACCGTCTGGGCAAGTCAGAG GTTGAGCTGGTGCAGCTAGTGATTGATGGTGTAAACTATCTAATTGAATGTGAGAAGAGGCTGGAGAAGGGGCAGGACATCAAGATCCCCTCCCCCATCGCTCAGTTCAGGAAGTGA